A region of the Arachis hypogaea cultivar Tifrunner chromosome 15, arahy.Tifrunner.gnm2.J5K5, whole genome shotgun sequence genome:
GGGACAGATTCAAACCCAAATAAACCATTTTTTGGTTGTCCCAATTATAATGTGAGTTATCAGTATTACTTGTGTTGTTATGATTGCTCCTTCTTACCTGACTgttcttctcttgttcttcttccccGAAGTTTGAGCATGTTACATGTTTGCTTGATTACAGACAAGTGGAAAGAGATGGTGTGGGCTTTTTGTGTGGGCAGATACTGGACAGGATGAACCAGTTGAGAAACCAGAATCTTATGGAGATAATCATGAAGTGAAGATGAACTTTGATTGGAGGCTTGGGAGATTAGAAGAAGATGTCCGGAATCAAAAATTGGTTAACCAATTGTTGGTATTAGTTGTGTCTGTATTGATTGTGTTAATTGTTATCCTGTATTGTAAAGCCTGAGTTAAAAGAGTTGGTGGTGTGTACCCTGTATTCATTGAATGAACAATATGTAAAGAATGATAACATGATTATGGTATTAGAAACTGTTGAATAGTGTTTGTTGATGGAATATAAAGTTGGATAACTCAATTAATTAAAACAGTAATATGCTAAAGAAGGCAGCATAAGTGATTGAAAACTAGCCAACACTGAATTAAGATAATGGTTCAAACTTAAAAGATAATTGTATTAAGTTAATGGTTCAACTTAACACAGTTAGTCATATAACACAAAGGGCAGCCATCTAACATGAGAATGTTAAACAAAGTTGCCTCAAAAGGGAGGACTTTACAGCAAAACATAAAGGATTATTTTTTCCTTGTGTAGTCTTTGTCTAGCAAAAAGTATTAACATTAAAACAGATAGCCCTATACATATTAAGCTAAagtcttcaattcttctttcttgGAGCCTTAAATCCTGGAGTTGGGATGAACTTCATGTAATTGACAAGTCTTGTTGTAGTTCCTGAACTAGCACCCTGCATGGGATTCACTGGGACAGAAGTTGCTAGTGGAGAGGATCTTCTCCTTGGTGATAATTTTGAAGGCCTTTTTATTCCATGATCCTAGATAGAAATTATTTACGTTACACATAAATGATGATTCACTTGAAtcacaaaaaatttaagaaatgtAAATAGGGAGTTACCTTTTGAGAATTTTCTACATCAGAAGCAGTTGGCTGAGATATATCTATCTCTACAGGTTGTGCATCAGAAGTGGCTTGGCCAATCTCAGTAGACTGCATAAGAGAATTATCTTCTCCATCACGTTGGTTACCATCATGTTGAGGCTGCTGAAGTTGCTGCTCAGATGCAGGGGCACctccttcatttttcttcttcttattagcctcagcagcagcagcagcaacatcaCAAGCTCTCTTCTTCTTACAACCTCTCTTTGTATGTCCTTTATCACCACAGAAACTGCAAGTAAAGGGGCCCAACTGCCTCTTTAGATGAACATTATCTCCGTTGTTATTCTGAGGCTTGGGATCAGCTttagattttttagatcctcCACCACCCTTCTCATCAGCATCCATCCGTCTTTTCATCTGTAGTTTTCCaggttttctctttatttttggtGCATGTGGCCTGTTACATTCTTCTGCATGCTCCCATAATGGTTGTCCAGGAATTGGattaatatgataattatatatttcCCTGTATGACTCCATTGTTAGCAAGCGGTGACAAAAGTCTTCTGGTGGCTTGTTAACCCGAGACAGTGCAGCACATGCATGCACACAAGGAATACCTGCATACAAACAATAGCCACAATAACCATGGGTTTTAGTCATATACCATTAGTCAGATTATTACTATAGCACAAAAACAATTATTATAGCAATTCACCAAACCTGTAAGCATCCAAAATTGGCAAGTGCATAGTCTTTTTCCTAAGTCCACCACATGATTAGTTGAGTGTCCATGCacctcaaacttttcatatccgTTGTCCCCTGTCCAAATAGGCTTCCAATTCTTAGATTCTTTTCTAACTTTCTCCAATCGACTCTTTATAACCGGTGTGAGCACTCCATTGTGATTGTTTAGTTTCACCTTGTTCTTGGCTATGGTCCGCATTACGAACATTCGAACCTCCTCCAACAATGTTATAATGGCTTATGGCTGAATGCGCTTCTAGTCCATGCATCTCTTTGCCATTTATCTAAATATGTCCATGCATCTTCATTCAGTCTTTTTATCTTATCCATTCCATCCCTGAACTCTTGATGAGTTGTTGCCCTTGCACATTCCCACAAAAGCCCCCTTAGTTGCAAATCCTTCCAACTCTTGTTAAAGTTTCTCCACAAATACCAGACACAAAAACGATGGTGCACATTGGGCATCACCTCTTGCACTGCTGATATTAGTCCCTGCCAGTCATGGTCATTTAATAACACATAGTGTATTAGTCCCTGCCAATCATGGTCGATCACCATAACAGTCCCTAACATAATAATACCCTCCCCATAATAGTCCTTCACATTTAACACGAGTACACATAATAGTCCCTGACGTTTAATTCGATAGCCCATGGTAACTATGTACAATGGTAAAACAACACAGATAGTAACTATCACATGTTAACAGCAACAATAGGCGCACTAACCATGCCAATCAACATTTCagtcaaataaacatgcaatcagaATGAAACCTTTCTGCACTAATATAGCAAACTACTATCAAGTTATAAGTTCAACAATTCAGTCAAATAACTTGCAAACTAGATGAAGCATTTCTGCACTAATATAGCAAACATACTATCAAGTTATAAGTTCATTAATTCAGTCAAATAACTTGCAAACTAAATGAAACCTTTCTACACTAATATAGCAAACTACTATCAAGTTATAAGTTCAACAATTCAGTCAAATAACTTGCAAACTAAATGAACCTTTCTGCACTAATATAGCAAACTACTATCAAGTTATAAGTTCAACAATTCAGTCAAATAACTTGCAAATTAAATTCAACATTTCAGCCAAATAAATTGTATTAGTCAATTCACAACATAATTGTCATAACAACAATACCAGTTAACTAATAATAGGATTAATACTTGTCGAATATCCATGGTTACCTTTTGCATATCGGATATAAAGCACCAGCCATTTTTTTTGTAATGTCCCAAGTCTAGATGCAGTAATTCAAGAAACCACTTCCAGTTTTCCCTATTCTCTATTTCCACAATTGTCCACGCAATGACGTAGATATGATGGTTCGCATCCTGTCCAACAGCTGACAGAATTTGTCCACCAAATTGAGTCTTCAGGAATGCTCCATCTAATCCAATCAAAGGACGGCAGCCAGATTTGAACCCATTTTTACAACCACTTAAGCACACATACATTCTCTCAAAAATAACTTCTCCATTTGGTTGAGGTTTGGTACATATTTGCACTGTTGAACCGGGATTAGTTTTCAGCAAAGTCAAGCCATAGTCCCTCACCATCTTATATTGTTCCTTTTCATCACCATACACTACACTTCTAGCATCCATCAAAGCCCTCGAGATTGAATTTTTGTTTAGTGTCAAATCAAAACGTGTTCTGAAATAGGTTGTAGCTTCACAATGTCTGAAGTTGGGATATTTTCTGACCTTCTTCACAAGCTTGCTGCAGACCCAATTCCTATTAGCAGCCCTATTTTTGTCTTCCCTGGGACATGTGTGGTCGTCATTAAAGGTTTTGATCTGCCAACAAGTGTCCTCATGGTCCCTTGATGCATAAACCACCCAAGGACACTCCTTAACCTTACAAACTGCCCTGCACCTTATATTATCGTTCTTCGCCAGGCGTATGCGCCTACCCTCTTGAATTGTATACTCCCTAACAGCTTCTCTAAAGTCCCACTTTGTGCCAAATTTCATACCCACCTCAAGATGCAATTCACCAAATCTTGCACCCTCCCTAAACACTGGACATGCGTCATCAGAATCGTTGTCTTCTTCTAGTTCATCTTCCGAATTTAGAGGAGTCTTCATCTCCTCTGAGTGCCATGAATTGGCACCATCCGAGTCAGCTCCAGGATCTAGACTATATTCTACACCTTCAGCAAAACTACCAATAAAACCAAGATCCACTTCTTCATCACTAACTTCTTGCACAAATGCATCATCCTCGACCAGAATCTTCTCCTTTCCTTTAGCTAGAGGACCAACATTTGTCAATATCTTCTCATTATGGTTCTTGTTCACCCTATTCCTACTCCCATTGTTGACATTCTTCACCCCAGTATCTGAATTAGAAGAGCTGTCTTCATCAAGAGTTGGCTTAAAAAGGCTATCTTCTGCGCTCTCATAAGAGTCAGAAGACACCTCGAAAGGAATCTCATTATTAAAAACTTTGCTTTGGAATCCTCTGGCACCAGATCTTGTACAAGGTCTCCTAGATATACTATTTTTGTTGGGCTGCTTGGACTTGTTGGTTTTATCTGTTTTGGTGTTTTgggtggtcttgatgggctttgtgGGCTGGATGCTACCAGTGGGTTTGTTTGGCTTGGCTCCACTGACCTTGTTAATGGGTTTTTTggtctgattttgattttttgaaactGTTGATGGTGGTTGTGTACCTTTGGTGTTTGAGGCAACTTTGGTGTTTCCCTCTAAAACCTTTGGCAATGATGCTCCATGCTCGAAATATACATCAATAACTCCGTTATTGATCTTAGCACACTTCACCATCTCTCTTATCTCCTTGTCATTATTCAAGCTTCTTAGTCCATTCTCCAAACCTTTCCCAGGAACTTGCCACCAGCATTGCTTTATCTCATCATAACCAAGCTTTTTATGGTAGTTCCTTAGATAGAAGACGTCTAATGTATCCACATCTAGGTCACCTAAACAAGCCTTATTATCCGGATAATATATCATTGTTCCTTCTTGATCTTCTTTAAAATCACCTCCGTGATGAAACATAATATCCAACATCTCTTCcatctgaaaaaaaaattcaaaatccataACTTGACAATCAAGATAAACACAAATAGATTTTTCTGTCCTATTTACACTaactattcaataaaaaaaaaatacatatacacAAATAGATTTTAGTGTCTTATTTACAtaattataagttttttttttccaaaaatacacaaaaattagCTATACAAATATATTTGTATGTATGTGTATATACACGTTTGTATGTGTGTTATCatacatatatttattatatattttacattttaatatgtattatatataaattaaataattgaatgacaaattaagTAATTGAATAACAAAGTTCAGTTTTATGTGCTATACCCTGTATGCGTCTGTTTCAATTTTTGTGACAATAAATCATATTCTAAATTGAAACAATATGTTTTGAAACAATAAATCATATTCTAAAGTTCAGTTTGCATTTTGCCCTCTGATAACTGGCAAGTTGGCAATCCTATAATAAGTATGCAACAAATATAATATTAACTCGTAGCTAGACatggaatttttatttgaatatgtaTGTTTCAAGTTCTATATCATCACATCTTCTACAAACTTAATAAAGAGTATACTTTTCTAGTAATATGTTGCTATTTATTTTCAAtcttctaataaaattaaaatggctTAAGTTAAATAGACCCTTTAAAAATTTTCATCATTATACATAAGAACTGATAAGAGTTTTATCAAATAGATATTAGACATCAACAGATAAGAGTTTTATCAAACAAAACACTCATGACCATGAAATAGAGCATTATTTTCAAACAGAGCATGACCATAATCAAACAGAGTTTCTCATGAAACCCCAACCTAATCAAACCTTAGAACCATagtagcagaaaaaaaaaaaaccaaaattccaaccaCACTCACAACACAAGCATATACAAAAATCATCATGCATtgcaaaaaagaataaaaaaaattacctttaCAAATGGCAGAACCTCTTGTTTCTGACACAGGTGGAAACAAACGATGAAGTGAAACTTGATTTTGATGTCTTCTGACTGCAACAATTTCAACCTCACCAAAGGAACcctaagaaagtaaaagagcattaTTTTCAAACAGAGCATGACCATAATCAAACAGATCATCTCATGAAACCCCAACCTAATCAAACCCTAGAACCATAGTAAcggaacaaaaaaaaaaccatcaTTCCAACCACACTAACAACACAAGCATATACAAAAATCATCATGCATtgcaaaacaagaataaaaaaaattacctttaCAAATGGCAGAACCTCTTGTTTCTGACGCAGGAGGAAACGAATGATGAAgtaaaacttgattttgataTCTTCTGACTGTAAGAATTTCAATCTCACCAAAGGAATTCAtgaagagaggaggaagaagaagaagaaaagaaaaagacagaGAGTGGAAGTGGAGAAGACAAGTGAAGAGATGGTGTGTTTATGATGAAGGGcgtttcatattttcttttgggCCAAACGACAACGTTTTTGTCAAATTGGGGCGCCAACCCAAAACGCCAACGTTTTGGCTTAATCCAACGTGGCAACTTCGTGACACATCAAATCGtcggtgatgactcatcaccggAAAACTGTCCAGGGACTATTATGGTGCCCAGAGCGGTATCTGGAGGATTATAATGGTGCAATTGGGATCTCAGGGATCACATTGGGTAACGACCCGAATCTCAGGGACTATTATGGGGATTTACTCGGATAAAATCACATCcattttaaatacttttaaatGTTGGCACAATAATAGATGGAAACTGAAAAGACGCGGAAAGCAATGAGGCAACACGCGTCCTTTCAAAATCACATTGAGTTTCAACCCGATAATAACTTCAACAATACGATACTTCTGGCTATTTACTTGTTGTGGATTGTGTGACTATTTACCCGAGCTTCGACCTAAAAACCAAAACTCGGGTAAGGCCATTATTCATACCTAGGCCTACCAATTGTGAGCCCTGTAAATTCTGTAAAATTAacgaataattagttaataaattaatttttaataaaaaaattagaaatatgagtttttatagttttatgagATAGAACtatttaaaacaagaattttacactaattttaaaaaatttggcccaaaattgaacCAAACGAATCAAACTGAATGAACTGGACCCGTATTGGACCCAAGCCCAACCCAACTCCACTTAACCATATGAGCTCAGCTCATTCTTCCTCCTCAATTGCTATTTCACGTTGAAACATACAAGGGAAGAGAAGAAAGATTCCCAAACCCTTGGCTTTGATTCAATCTTCCATAACTTCTCGCTCCGAGCTCTGATCGTCgcaccgtttatggccacgcgtCCACTGCATCGATCTCTACAAAGCCCGGTAAAAAATTTGGTAAGGAACTCTCATTTTTGCTCTAAGCCTCATCTTtccccaaatttttgaaaattgaatgaaTTGAGTGTTGAGATTATGTATGAAAAGTGCGAAGATATGACATACATGTGATGTCATGGCTATAACGAATGATTATGCAATGAATATGAATTTTTATGTGTCTTATACACTTATTTTATTTGatatacgagttttcctgggtaaagagcagtggcttgccaccacgtgctccaggttgagactcgatactctgttgaccctatgtcgtaagggtgatccggcacgtataaattcctggAAATGATTCCCCCAATGAGCAAAagttatatatgagaaaaagctatgcataaacTCTTAGGGATGCGCGACGAGGGCAGTCTAGGGTTTAGCAGCCGGACTTGTCGTGTTGGcttgataactgacagatgagactcattagccataggacaagcatgcatcatatgcatatattTAAATTGCTTGCTTATGCTTTAATTGTGAATGCCTATGTGACTTTAAATGATTAATTGTCTTACCTGCTATCTGCATTACTTGTATCCTAATTGTGCTTGTTATTGTCTGCTTGCTTGACTATGTGTTTCCATCGGAGTTGGAGGTTTTGGAGGAATTTGGATGATGGAGGGTTAGGTTGAGGTTTTGGTTAAgtttatatttgtgtttttcaaatgcaggtcgagaggcaccttgtTAGGCGTCTGGAGTTCTCTGCAGCGAAGTGGGCTTTTGGGACTTTacatcttattctattttgttaTATCTATATGCATAGACTCTCCTTATGTATATGTATGTTTTACTTTTGCATctcatagaggtttatggagaactagggttctttaatatattttgggttatggatttctatatgtatgtatataaatttcttcggccagccttagcttcgcaggttgagTTAGAAGCTTGTTTATTCTGTACCCTTGACCTTCtattctcactctctctctctctctctctctctctctctctctctctctctctctctctctctctctctctctctctctctctctctctctctctctctctctctctctctctctctctctctctctctctctctctctctctctctctctctctatatatatatatatatatatatatatatatatatgtttatgtaCCTTAGctttcttcgtacgcaagtaaACCTTATTCCTGAACGTTGCGTTTTTAATTTTGCGATTTTGCTTTACCTATCCTCCAAGACTCCTTGTATATTACATTCTTTCAATTATTATACGTATATATATTTCATTTTAGAGgccgtaataccacaccacatcTGTGTTACAATTTAAGCGTAAAACtccgtgtggtagggtgttacaagccAAGTCTACTTTCCTGATAACAAACGAGCTATATTTAAAGTTGGATCTAGCAACATCAGCCCAATAGTGTCAAATCCGATTTATGAGACCTAACCTGCATGGGTCAGACCGGTTTAGACACGGGTCTCTGAAATATGTAATTGACCTGACTTGGGGAACAAGGCAAATGCTCCCCCTCCACTACTTCTGTTATCACCCTCAAGTGATAACCATCCTAGATATGGGGAATAACCTTCCATTTGATAAGGGAGTAACCACCCATAATCTTCATAATCTTCGAAAGTCATTTTTAAAAAAGAGTGAGTTTTATGTTGTTATTCTATAAATACCCTAACACAGATATTTTTACTAACTTATCGGAGTCTCCTGTAAGTATTTAGCATTGGAACCTCTTTTCTTCTAGCAGGTAAATTGAAATTACTATCTAAAAATATTTGGACCTCACGTTTAGTCCAATTTCAGGTATCACctcaaataaataccatgaataAGACTTAAAAAATTGAGGGTGTGTTTGATTTAGTATTAGGGGAGGAGAATAGTGGGTTTTGGTTTTTTCGGTTATTATTGGTTTCAATAGTTTTTTctataagaatttttaaatttgtttcagtCACCtctaacataaatattttaattttttttattattttagtattctctttcatattttaattttttatttttattgaattttttattataattttattataatattaattattgatccTATTAAAAATGACAAAGTAAATAAAAAGCTGACCATACATAACAATAgagttataaataataaaaatttgtaattcaaaataatactaaataaaaaaaattgaaaatactacaaatattataaaatatttttttgtttgacattataaaatttaacatTATAATTCTTGTACActgtttattattctaatttttttataatatatattattatttttattaaaaaaataaattaaataaaaaattaactataaataatAGTAAAATTATAACTAGTGAAAAATTAGAAACCAAAACAAAATACTTAAAAAAGaatactagaaaaaaattattgatttattcatattatttttatttttaatataaaatatattttatcaatttttatatgttatttttaatttaataaataaatattaattttattataataataaaaaattataacatattaaaatagaatacaaaaaaatactatataaaaaatatattaaaaaatataaaaaaattaaatatatttaaaaaaataacattataatttaattttttaataattatttatttaaaaatatttttaattaatattatctaaataatatttattttattaaaattaatttaatataaaattgtcaaatataaattatattagtaTAAACTCACTTTATCCAAAATCAATTATATAAAATCTAAAGTTCTAAACTATAGTTTGATAAACATCAATCCAAACAAACACTTAATATTTCGTTAAACATGGCATTTGAGTAATGTGAAAAGTAAACTAGTTGCTACTTTTACCGCTAACTAATACTTACGTAAATGTAATTAACTATCCATGAAGGAGTGATCGCAAAAGACGAGTTTGCCCCGCTTGTTACAGAGGGCCTGTTCCCCAACGGAATCAACCACCTTCCCATAATTGTATCTCAACGGCATCATCCCTAGTACCCTATGAAACTCCGTTATGCACCACCCTCTCCGCCTCCTATGCTCCCCTTTCCGACCACTCAACCCACCGCTACCGTACCCTTCCCCGCCTTCATCATTCCTGGCGTCACCGTAATCCCTCACTCTCCTCGCGCCGACCAACACCGGCCCCACCTTCGCCACCTCCGACACCACCACGTTCATGAGTATATCCTCGCAGTTCCGCACCGAATCAACCATTCTCCTCATCGAGGCCATCTTCTCTCCGCCACCGCACGTGTAGCGGTAGAGATACTCGCTCTTGAGGAGCATGAACTTGGTGAGCATGATTGAGAACCGGTCCGGGTGAACCGTGTACACCCATTCCTTCCGGTTCAGGTCGAAGTCGTGGGAGCGGGCGAAGAGCCCCACTATGCGGTCTTGGTTGGAAGACCAGATGCGGAACGCGAACTCCAGGGTTCGAGGGTGGACCTCTACGTCATCATCGCAGATCAAAACGGCCTTCGTTTCGATGTGGTTTGGGCGGGGGAGAAACCGGAGGTTGAGGCTGCTCGACGGTTGGGGAAGGAGGGTGATGCTGGCTTCGGAAGAGGAGGAGCTGAGGTTGCGGGCCAATTGCTGCAGGACACGTAGCGGTGTGGAGGGGTTGCCCCAGAGCACGAGCACTGACGAGACCAGTGTCGACAGGGAGTATGCCGTTGCTAGGGATTGGAGCAGAGGGATCCGCTCTTCCGAGAATCCGTTCA
Encoded here:
- the LOC140179610 gene encoding uncharacterized protein; amino-acid sequence: MFVMRTIAKNKVKLNNHNGVLTPVIKSRLEKVRKESKNWKPIWTGDNGYEKFEVHGHSTNHVVDLGKRLCTCQFWMLTGIPCVHACAALSRVNKPPEDFCHRLLTMESYREIYNYHINPIPGQPLWEHAEECNRPHAPKIKRKPGKLQMKRRMDADEKGGGGSKKSKADPKPQNNNGDNVHLKRQLGPFTCSFCGDKGHTKRGCKKKRACDVAAAAAEANKKKKNEGGAPASEQQLQQPQHDGNQRDGEDNSLMQSTEIGQATSDAQPVEIDISQPTASDVENSQKDHGIKRPSKLSPRRRSSPLATSVPVNPMQGASSGTTTRLVNYMKFIPTPGFKAPRKKN
- the LOC114924000 gene encoding glycosyltransferase family protein 64 C3-like encodes the protein MPPPARLAILTIFFLSLTSSSRSFDTCSQTKIRDPQSLRCDQITVVMNGFSEERIPLLQSLATAYSLSTLVSSVLVLWGNPSTPLRVLQQLARNLSSSSSEASITLLPQPSSSLNLRFLPRPNHIETKAVLICDDDVEVHPRTLEFAFRIWSSNQDRIVGLFARSHDFDLNRKEWVYTVHPDRFSIMLTKFMLLKSEYLYRYTCGGGEKMASMRRMVDSVRNCEDILMNVVVSEVAKVGPVLVGARRVRDYGDARNDEGGEGYGSGGLSGRKGEHRRRRGWCITEFHRVLGMMPLRYNYGKVVDSVGEQALCNKRGKLVFCDHSFMDS
- the LOC112749697 gene encoding uncharacterized protein; protein product: MEEMLDIMFHHGGDFKEDQEGTMIYYPDNKACLGDLDVDTLDVFYLRNYHKKLGYDEIKQCWWQVPGKGLENGLRSLNNDKEIREMVKCAKINNGVIDVYFEHGASLPKVLEGNTKVASNTKGTQPPSTVSKNQNQTKKPINKVSGAKPNKPTGSIQPTKPIKTTQNTKTDKTNKSKQPNKNSISRRPCTRSGARGFQSKVFNNEIPFEVSSDSYESAEDSLFKPTLDEDSSSNSDTGVKNVNNGSRNRVNKNHNEKILTNVGPLAKGKEKILVEDDAFVQEVSDEEVDLGFIGSFAEGVEYSLDPGADSDGANSWHSEEMKTPLNSEDELEEDNDSDDACPVFREGARFGELHLEVGMKFGTKWDFREAVREYTIQEGRRIRLAKNDNIRCRAVCKVKECPWVVYASRDHEDTCWQIKTFNDDHTCPREDKNRAANRNWVCSKLVKKVRKYPNFRHCEATTYFRTRFDLTLNKNSISRALMDARSVVYGDEKEQYKMVRDYGLTLLKTNPGSTVQICTKPQPNGEVIFERMYVCLSGCKNGFKSGCRPLIGLDGAFLKTQFGGQILSAVGQDANHHIYVIAWTIVEIENRENWKWFLELLHLDLGHYKKNGWCFISDMQKGLISAVQEVMPNVHHRFCVWYLWRNFNKSWKDLQLRGLLWECARATTHQEFRDGMDKIKRLNEDAWTYLDKWQRDAWTRSAFSHKPL